gttctgctgtacatgcagTCTCCAGTAACCAGAGGTCTGCAGTTATCTGCCAGTAAAACtccgctggatgactcgcttcagaagagTTGAAATCTTTCTtcctttagcgtttagcttagcgcggcgccatagcaaccataaacaacactggttCTAgccgtttggtgctggagggagcgcacccattggttgttgacaatgttcacatgattaaacttcactaccaagacgtCAGACTTAATAAAATGTCTTGTCTGAGCGTCCAGACGGGAAAAAGACGGGCTGTGTAACTCACGCTGTGCTGGAATGATCTTGACTTTGATCTCTTTGGCAGAGTTAGAGGGCATGTTGAGAGGCTTGTACTTTTTCTCCAGAGGTGGAGCATCTGATGGACCAGCGCTGCTGACaggaaatggagagaaaaagaaacatgtaAGTAGTGCCCTGAGCCAGCGGAGGGCAGCAGTGAGCAGTTGTGGCTGTGCTGACAGAGGCAGTGGGTGGAGGGGGGTACCTGGGCCTTTTGAGGACTGGAGGCTTGATGTTGTACTTGTCACCCAGCTGGGGGGCAGGGGGCGGTTTCTTAGCAGGGGCCAGGCTGGGGGGGTCCATCTCCAATCCTacataacacaaaacacattggTTATTTTATACACAACCTCTTCAAATACAACATCCAGGGCCGTATGCATCGCTGCTCAGTGAAAGTTGTACCTATGGAGCGGATCTTTGTGTGGCTGGGTGCATGAGCTTTAggtttctccttcttcttctcctcgtCTCCACTTTTTTCCTTCACACCCGGCACCGGCACCTTGccctcctctttcttcttcttcttttctacaAGATAAATATAGAGGCTGAGTCACCATTGTAAACCCTTCCTTTCACTCCATACTGCCGCTGCCCACACAAAGTACCGTACGTACTGTGGCACACAGTTGGGACATACTTCTTCGTTACATTGCAccttgaactttgaccctcCTGCTCATATATGCTGTGCAAAGTATTGTGGGTCAGAACAGTCAGAAAAGCGTGCTGGCTTGCATACTGCAAAAAGTGACTGGATGCAGTCAGGACATCCTGGTATTTTTGGCAGACTGCCTTTGACATGCTATGTATAAGAACATTCTAAATCTCTTCCTGGCATACTACACAGTATGGTAGTATGGACACAGTGTGTGGCACACGGAGGAGCCACtgtgaaacacagacagacatttaaaGTGAAGTAATGGGTGTGTACCAGCAGGAGAGTTGATACTGCTCGAGACACTCTGGGAGCGGATCGTAGCCATCCAGCCTTCTACCAGCACAGACGCCAACTTCCTCAGCTCTAAAAGTCAAAGACAAGTAGATTAGTGTGAtatgatacacattatatactgtacagacagtatatatatatatatatatatatatatatatgtgtgtgtgtgtgtgtgtgtgtgtgtggagtttgtacAGTCAAAACTGACCTTCGGTGTCTGCACTCTTGCTGAGCTGCTTCACCAGCTTGGCTGTATTGTTCTGGGGGAAGATAAAGGTAAACACAGACGGCAGGTTAGAAGCTGCAGGGGCCTGTTTAGCTCAGTGGAGGAGAGTTGTGGAGGATGGACTGGGACAGTACCTGTTTGAGGTGGTCCACTTTGAGGGGCAGCTTCTGTAGCGTGAGCAGGATGAGCTGCAGGAGCGGCGTGTTGTTTGTGCCTTTGGAGTAGGTGAGCCACGAGTTGAGCATCCTGTAGCCACCGACTCTGATAAACCTGGACCGGGGAGGGAAGAAACGGAGATGATCAGTGATTACACCTGCGAAGCAGCACAGACACTAAAACATGGTAATCATTACCCAAGATTATCATAAGTGCTTCTTTTCTGTTGATTTTCTCCAATGGGGAGGCCGGTGCTATATGCATTAGAATGATCAGTAAGAAGTCTGGGAGGTGTGAGACTAATGATCAAAAGAGTAGATGTACCATTATATGAATGGTAACATAGCATTGTTATGATGTGTCATACCTTTAGCCACACCTGTGTTCATATAAATTAAGACTTGCGATGTATACAAAGTAAAAGAGAGGCCTACCTGTTAAGAATATCATGGGATTTGGTCTGCAGGAGGATGCTCAGGTACATACATCTACTGACCATCTTGGTAGAAGCTTTCatcaggctgcattacagaaaGCAAAGGTGTTAAGATAGCACACAGTGTAAGAGTCCTTCAATTGGCGAGAGGAAGGTTGGACAGTTAAGGAACAGAAATGTTTGGTTCCTCACCTAAACACCTTTGGGACTCCCTCCAGGCTGCGGAGCTCTCCATCTTTCCCCAGCAGAGCCTCCACACCCTTCAGAATCTCTCTGGGGTCCACTGGTCCCCCTGCCATATCTGAAACACACACCCTCAAAGTTAATACACTTGGCAACAGGACCGGGCTGCTACATTTCCTGCTGTGTACAGAAAATATGATGTTTCTTTGGAAAAGGCAACACAGTGCTGTTTAATGTGGACTGTTTGCCTGCCAAGTAGAAAAGGGAGCTCCACGCTACATATTCCACCCAGACTATCTTTAGGAATTAGTACTCAACTCAAATAAAATGTCCGATCAAGGCTCAAGGGCCAGCTCACACCAGACACACAACCATGTGAACTGGATCAGGCCAACAAGGTGACAGCACACTCCACTCTGACTCATCTCACTTTAGCCATTCAGTGGTTGACAACACCAACCTGTTTGCATTAAGGACATTCCATCAACACCGAGGTGCAGAGAACTGACGCACAACACCCCCGTCTGCACCACGACTGGCCCCCCAGGCCTCATCACACTGCACACAGCAGCCGATTCATCACGCTGCACTCTGACCTATCCAGTTAACCATTTCAATATCAGTCTAAGACTGTAACACTAGAACATTATCTAGACTGCTGATCTGGCTCATATAGTCCTATTCAAATCACGAGTCAGAGAAGTACAGGCTGCCACAAAGCACTCAAACCCATgctgatgtggggggggggtccatgggccaACTGGTTCAGCAGGATGCTGGAACTTCTTCCTCAGTGCCTCCAGAGGGTCTCCTCTTGCAGGACAGGACATATACACTGACAGATTGTTCATTTCACACAGTTTATTCCCCGTCAGGCTAGGATTTTAGAGGCGCAGCAACGCAGAGAACCAAACTGCATGTTATTAACTGATGTACTGAATGATATGCATTCACTAGAAATCAACTTTTCTTTACCTAACGTTTCACTTAATTTGACGGTTTCCGTAATCATATCAAACTTAactattaatatgtattcaatAGCtacaaatgctgtttttttttgtacaaatacATGTATTATATCAAGATgtatcaaacacaaaacaaggtGAAAGGTCAAAGTTTTGTTATAATAGCAATAGCCAAAGAGGTGAATTTTTTGAAAGAAATGTTACTGGTAATGATTTATCAAATTTTTAATGCCACACGTCTAACACAATCATTCACATATGAGCACAAATGCAACTCAATCAAGGAGAATTGTAAAAGAAACATCAATAATGACTGGTAAACCCCTTTATCACTAATTCATGTGGTAGGCTATCTGATGAAATGATGAATGGTAAAAATATAGATTATACGCACCAACAAATTAAACATGTGATTGAAGGTAACTGTTTGAAGTATGAAATGCTTGACAACTGTAGAAttagttaaatgttaaatcctCAGTGGTGTTAGTGGCATCACTGTCAAGTGTTCCAGCCAGGGTACAAATCAGAGCACCACTGTCCCCTACAGGCCATTTCCTGTTCACACACTGCCACTGTACTGGCTGTGTATTGCACAATAGAGAAATGGATTACACAATAATAGAACTGTTAGTGCAACATCACATGTACAACAAAGTAATGAATAAAAGGTGTTGGACGTTTCATCATTTCTATCAGTCTACTTATTAACTTTGAAGTCCTATGTGATCCGAACAAAGACAGCCAACACCTAGGTACCTGGCCTCTATGAATGTCTTCTATTTTATGGATTTAAATTATAATCACGAGAAAGGGTCTTATGCATAACCTCCAAATGGTTCATGATATGACTGTTTGTGTTGAGTCTCATAAGCATGCACATATTTTTCATGTTTATGCATTTTATAATGAAACCGTTTTTGTGCCAATTTAACTCAGAACCTGCAATTCTGGCGGAAATCAATTCATTGGAAATGTCATGATGTGAGGAATCAGTTAGGTCTTACCCGTGTAACTGTTGTAGTAGAAGTTTTATATAGTCTCAGAACTCCACAACACTGCAAATAACCCAATTCCTGTAAATGCCACAATtgttacacatttacacaaaatcAGTGTTAAACATGGCTCTGGCTCCTGGGTCAGTGGGGGGAAAGAACATTATTTGTGCAGTCATACTGTGGAGTTATTACATATATCACTGGTACATTATGGCAAAACAAACTAAGACTGTACTCAAATGACTGAGTCCTCtacaaaaaaatatgatttaCTGTAAACGGTGGATTAACAGACTTGAATATGACTAAGGCAACAAGGCATATTAATCAAGGAGAAACTGAATGAACCAAACAAACAGCAATGTAAGACGCCCTGGGTTATATAAGGGTAGTTGAGGCAGCCTATAAAAGGCTTGCCTTAACCTGTCATGTGTCACAGCTGAGAacagagctgctgctgtggctAACCGCtcgaggggggggggaggggtgcgGGAGGCCGGCTGCTAATCAGAGCCCTCCCTCCGTTAACCACTTCGCCGACGGCCAACCAATCCCTACACAAGCAACAATGGCTCCGCTAGCAAAGACCGTGCTGTTGATAGGAAAACAAGCCGACGAACCAGATATCTACCGAGCTACACGCGCATACAATACAATGAACAGCAGTCTGTAGCGgtacattttctgcatttcGGTTTTGTAAAAACTCCCAAATGTTGCTCCGAGAACACGGCTAGCCCCCGGAGCTGTCCGAGGACGAAGAGCAAACAACAACCAATCCACCATATTTGCCAATCCCGACTGTTTGTGCTTCGAAAGACCACTTCGCTTGAGTCATCCTGCAATCTTTATCCACAGATTGCCGAGTACATGATGCGGGATTTCGGGAAGTCCCTGTGCTTTAAttatcgacacacacacagtgctgtaTAAAATATGTCCACAATCCTCAAGCTAATGCAATCTTTATGTATAGATTGCGGTGGGTTTTGGTTCCGTGGAGCAGCCCCTACAAAACAAATCTGGCAGGCAAAAAGTCCGACTTCATGATCTGGAATTTGCTTTCTATGCCTACGGCAATCTTTATGAATAGATTGCTTATGGTTATTTTACGAATTTACTGactatatttagttttatttgtacAACTCGCCCATTCCGtctcacacacaaagaaacggAGCCTTGTGCTTCCGTCCACTTTCCTGTGTGAGCTCATACTATAACATTGTCTATATTCAAATTGTTTGCAAAGAACCAAGCTAACTTACGGTGCTGGCTAACCAGCTACCGCTAGCTAGCCTACCATCTACGAGCATTTTCACTGGATTGATCTCGATTCAATTTAACTTCAAAATCAACTTACTATTGAAACTATAGATCCTCGGCGTCTCTGGTGTATTAGAGTGTGCTTTTCAGGCACTTATATCTCTTATTTCATCAATTTTATATCGTCAACCTTCATGGTTTTAATATCAACTGAAATACTTCTTATGGGTGGGGCTGTGATAGCTAAAAGCTAGCCTTTCCTTCGGGAACAAACTGGAGGCAAAAATAGTAATCAAATGTCCATtacttgaagaaaaaaatatgaatttgaGTAGAGTTGTTCGAAGTCCTCGACGGTTCAGTCTTCGGCAAAGCAAATTCatacctgcaaaacacacaaaaaggcaCACATTTAATTCCGACTCTGACAAATTTCGACGTCCTTCGTCTATATCAAAGTCCTTTGTTGGTTGTTGAATACATTCAAAAGGAATTTCGCATTTTAAACggacaaatgttgaaaataagCCTTGCTGTCTTTCTGACTTCACTTACCTTTGACCAAATCCAGGAATGAGCTCGAAGAGGAGGGACTTAGCTTTTATACTATGTGACGTTTTTTACGTCACGAGCAACGTTTTTTCTCCGTTTTCCACTGAAACAAAATGGTGGATAACCGACCTTCTCTGTCTATCCAAGGGCGTAATGGCGTAGTTCACATTTTGGAAACAATATCTTTGAATTACTCCCTAGTTTTACCTCGAAAGTATTGTATAGTTGTATCATTAAGTAGATTaaaaagcacacagacacatttagttGATTTTGCTGGAATatagttattattttatatatacatttaggtaataatatttctttaaaatggCGACTGGTTTGTCTGTTGGGGTTGATCAAAATCACGTGGCAGTCGGCGAGAACGCAACATTTACCAATCATATATATATTGGGTAtatatttactaaaataaaaCGGCATGGATTTGCACACAATATAAAGGAATTATAAATGATACATTTCTGATGTAAAATGTTAGCTTGATATTGCTACATTATCGCTTGGTCTTTAACCTTTCACCTTCAACCCCCACTGTGAGTGTGACAGAACAAACATGGCTGCCTCCTTTCAGAGCATCGCGAAACTTTTGTGCCGTCTATCGCCTTCTACTTTACAACCATTACGACATTATCAGGTATTTATTAGACTTATGATTGATATACTCATCATCCGATTAATTTATTTGTATTCAGTGTACTAAGGTTTTAATACAGGCTGACGTTAGATTTAAAGGCTGGACGCACTGACATTTACATTGAACGGTATTGTTTCTATGGCTGGACGGACGCTTTCAGATTCCCAAGCCGTGCAGTAACGTTAGTATCATGTTCGGTAAAAATGTCCCTTGCGTTaactttaatataatataatttgacAACTTCTCGGCAGTAATACACTCTGTAAACAGTCTAACGTCATGCGTAGAAGCAGGGCATTGTTTTATAACTCAGTAAAGTTACCACGCCAACAGCATGTATGACATTGAAGTGTCGTACTATTCCAGTACTTATTACTATTCCAGCAGCTTTAACGTCCCGCCCAGTGAGCTATGAGCATGGGCTATGAGCCATGTTTACGGGATATTTAGCTACGGTGTCCGAAAGGCAAGTCGTATTTTATTTCGTAGTTTTGGTTTTTGCACCTTACTCACAATCTTTATTTTATCAATTTGTACTCTAACATTTGCCGCTCTGTAGTGCAGCTGTCCCTCAGGACAGACACAGTTGTATCCTATCTTATGTAGACTGACTGACCAACCATAGACCATTTGACTGAccaaaatacatacatgtagtcGTGGGCCGTTTGGCCGGATGTGTTAGGGATGTTTCGATGATAACAATGCTgtgctgattttctttttcatgcaGTCGTGTCTGCAGAGGTTACCTGTAAGATCCTACCTGGCTCTCCCTCCGTTTGTACCGCCGCATCACTGTTTGTGCACAACTGCATCGCTGCAGGACAGGGAGGCTGCTCAGGCTGCCGAGGCTCTCCTCCGCTACAAGGACAGACCATGGGACTATCTGGAGAGTGAAGGTACCTCAAAGAAAGTCCGGTCACGTCACATCTTTAGCCCCTGATACTTGGTTTTACAATATATTCCTTTCCCCTACCAGAGTACATTGAGAGGTATGGAGCCAATCCGGTGTGGGCCGGCTACAGGAGGAACCACAAAGGTGGCATTCCCCCACAGAAGACACGCAAGACCTGCATCGTAAGATTTCTATTTGAATCCATCTTCTATTAGTTCCATGCAGCACCTACAGCACTGTACATCTGTCATGTAAAGTAAAGTAACATTAACAGTGCTTCTGTTTCtgcagagaggagacaagatATGTGGAAACCCCTGTCCAGTATGCAGGGATCCAAACGTTATTATCCATCATCAGGTGGGTCAGCGTCTCATATGCCATAACAGTTAGTCTTCTATTATCATTTATAAGTtatcagggctgcaactaacgaacGATAACGATTTTCCTtgatcgattaatctgtcgattattttctcgattaatcgattagttgtttgagctataaaaatgtcaaaaacgtGGTGAAAACacgtggatcagtgtttcccaaagcctgagaggacgtcctcaaatgtcttgtctttgtcccaaaactcaaagatcttcagtttactgtcacaaaggagagaagaaactagaagatattcacatttaacaagctggaatcagagaaatcttattttttttaataaaaaaatgactcaaacgattaatcgattatcaaaatagttggcgattaatttaatagttgacaactaatcgattcatcgttgcACATTTATAAGTTATCAGTTATTCGAACCAAGCACTATACCTGCTCATTTAACACATTTGTTTGAAGGAAAGCAATACATCTTTAATCTGTCTGTAATATTTGGATATGGAGCATCTTGCTGCATGAGTGGACTGTGTATAACACGTAGCAGCCGGGAGGAGGGTTAGTTGCATTCTTACGTAACCATGACACACTGTGTGTAGTTTGAAAGCACAAAGCCTCACAATTCTATTACACACCACTACCCACATCAGCCTTACAGAAAACTATGCAAACTGCTCCATCTTAGTGCTATCTCCAGCTCACCTGGAACAGCATGTGTTCATTCCTGTGGCTGTGGCAGGCATGTTTCCATTCAAAAAcctcaaaaaaaaaaccacatgcAGAAAGAAAGTGAACGTGTGATCATGTTTATCATTGTGCTTCTGTAAAGTTGGTTCAGTATAAAAAGAGGAAACTGGAGTGCATCTTGGCTTTCTAGACAATGTGTAAAACGTGTTTGAAACAAAAAGGTCAAAGCCATCCAACGTCAAACCTTTTCACCGTAATCAGGACTACAGTCCATCTGATACAAATATGTATAGCTTTTAATAAAGAgtctaaaaaaaactgtacatcTGCCATATGACCTTTTgtcataaacacaaacattatTTTGATAGGTGGTCATGAAAGCTATTTAGTGAGCGGGACATTTCCCAGTGTCGAGGCTCCGGCAACTGTTTCTAAATGACATCACATTTGTGGTTCCGTATCCCCTCCCCTGATAGAAGATGGCAATGCCAAGCTAATGAGGGACGCAAATAACGATTTATTATTGATTCATCTACCCAATATTTTCTCAAATACGTTTTCAGTTTCCTGACGTGTAGCTAGGCTGAAGGTCCAACCCTCATTTAGTTTCAGATAAATGCCATTGGCTTGTACAGGGGACATGGTAAACTGGATTGTCCTGCTGCCACTAGATGGCCCTACAGAGTCCCATTTACTGACGGGACCTGAAGTATCTCATGGCAGTTTGATGTCTGtttaaatatgaatttaatttatagtgtcaaatcacaacagtgcgttatctcaggacactttacagagtgcATAGATTACAGATGCAAAATAAATTCAGAGTAGGAGAATAGATTTAACCGTTTAAACTTCAGATGGTTAAACTGAAACACGTCAGCCAGTTCCAACTCcgccgacagacagacagcccaCTTCAATAACTTCATAGGCCaaaaccatggcaacaacacGCATGTCCCAGCCACGTGCGTCACTTTTTAGTGTCTCCTGGAGACGGCTTGCGTTGGCTCGGGGTTTCTGTATTTGCTTTGTTTCTGACCACTGTGATATTGGCAGCTTGTTTAATGAACAGAATGTCAAGGTGCACAGCTTTAGCGCCAACCCCATGGTAACCCAGGCGTGTCTTCTCTCGCAGAATGTAAAACTGCTGCAGCAGTTCATCAGCCCCCACACTGGCCTGCTGTATGACCCCACTCAAACAGGTGAGTCAGCTTGTCGTCACAGGGAGCTCATGTGTTGATGCTGAAGCAGCAGCCGGCTCATGTTGTGTTGCCTTCGCTGTCTCCAGGTGTGTGTATGAAACAGCAGAAGAAGCTGAACGAGGCAGTGAACACAGCACGAGATCACGGTACGTAACGGCACAATAACTACCAGCTGCCCCTTGCATTCccattcttttctctctttgaaCGGTAACCTCtgaggcatgtgacccgtttcaactccacccctcaaagaatcggaatcgagaatcgatgaGAACCGGAATTGAAAGGAAGAAccgcaattggaatcagaactgttaaaatccaaacgatgcccgaCCCTAGTTATTGGCTATGTGACGATTTTTCATGAAACCAGATTGGCATTCATCAATTAAAGTGTGTAATTTAGATTTGAGGCGTTTTGCTAAGATAGATGCTAGAATCTTATAGTCATTATTTAGCAATGTAATGGGACGCCAATTTTCAATTAATAGAGGGTCTTTGTGGGGTTTTGGGATAAGTGTTATGACACCTTGCCTCAGAGAAGGAGGAAGCTCCCCTCTGTCAAGAGATTCTTTGAAGACAGCTAAAAGAAATGTACCTAGTGACTCAGAGAAACATTTATACATCTCAGAGGTCAGACCATCACAGCCTGCTGATTTATTGCTCTTTAATTGAGTTATTCCCCATATAATCTCCTCAAGAGTTATGTCCTGACAGCAGATTTTATTATATTCTGCATCCACACATTTAGGTGAGTTAATCAAGCTAAAGATTTCCTTTGGATCTTTGAGATTAATATCTCTCGAGTAAAGTTTTTCATAAAAAGCACT
Above is a window of Sander vitreus isolate 19-12246 chromosome 14, sanVit1, whole genome shotgun sequence DNA encoding:
- the LOC144528625 gene encoding small ribosomal subunit protein mS40-like, whose translation is MAASFQSIAKLLCRLSPSTLQPLRHYQSCLQRLPVRSYLALPPFVPPHHCLCTTASLQDREAAQAAEALLRYKDRPWDYLESEEYIERYGANPVWAGYRRNHKGGIPPQKTRKTCIRGDKICGNPCPVCRDPNVIIHHQNVKLLQQFISPHTGLLYDPTQTGVCMKQQKKLNEAVNTARDHGT